The following DNA comes from Miscanthus floridulus cultivar M001 chromosome 5, ASM1932011v1, whole genome shotgun sequence.
TGTTGTATTTTAACATAAAAGTAACATCATTCGcattgtctcaacatagcaggtcccaagccctagtaaaggaggagggttgtgataggcgtggcgagccatcgttaaatctagccattctaatggagaatGGAGATTCGCAATACCGAGTCACTGACCATAAGAATGCGAGCAACATCACATCCAAGAGTTCCAGCACCCAATAGTAGACATCGGACATCAGAAATCTTGTCTGAATTTACAGAGATGCTGGCTGGTATTTTAGGACAAGTATCTGGCCTTTTCAAATCAGAAATGCCTGTAAAATCTTTCAGATATGTTGGATAGTTGATGGCCTGCATGACAAAATCCAATCCTCTTCTTCTATACTCTGACAATACCTGGAATGTTTAGCACGGAGTAACATTAGAAACCATAAAATTGTGAGAATGTAATGTCATGAGGTAGAATTTACTTACAGCAACAGAACATGCAGTACAATTGACCGAGGAATTGCTCAGCTCCATAGATAAACCACACTTTGGGAGTGATCCCCGTAGCTGATGCGGCAATAGACCAAGCTGATGTTCTGTTTCCATACCAGCAGTATCGCCTGGAGCATGTATCCTGCAAAAGGGTATGATACTTATGGCACCACATGGTGGactgaatttttttttttcaaacttcCCTACTGATTAGCTTACTCAGGTCCGTAAAAAAGACTAATATTCACTATCAATGCTACACAAACATAAGTTGGACTCAGCAATAATCTTTAAGGCATCTTACTCGTCAGGGTGATGTAGCATCCTAGCAAAGAGCTCCACTGTTTTGCCAGATGCAACTGAGGTAAGTCCAGGTAGTGTTTCATAAGGAATTGGCTGCAAAAGAATAAAACTGAACATCAAGGGCCAATAATAAAGTATAAAACAGAAACAACAGGAGACACATGTACCTTAATAAGGGAAGCAGCATCATTGCAGAAACAACAGCCCAATCTTTGATTACCAGGAGCACCTTCTGTGGACAAATTTTCTATCTGAGTAATCACTTCATCTGTACCCCCACTTGTTCCAGGTCCAGCACCATGTCGTATGACAAGGTAACTGTCACATCCTAATACTGCACTAATAGCAATCTGCAGTGGAAGTATAACATATCATTAGTAAATAGCAGCACTATACACAATGAAAAAGTAGAGGTTAACAGTAATTTTTGTAACTAAGACGTGTGGTTAATTTATCTGGATTCCCTCCTCCAGCCATAGGCTAAGTACTTAGACATTGCTGTACAAGAACAGCTGAAAAGGTCCTTAGCCAATGGATACTGTGTTCAAGCTTTACCTTGTTTCCACTTGCACAGAGAAGAGTTGGAAGCCACCTGCTCTCCGATGTGTCAGTTAACAAGAAGACTGCATCATTGGCAGCCACTAATGTCTGCAGATGCTTGCAGTCATCAAGCACACTTGCCATTTTGCTGGAAGAAACAGGATGCCCAGGCACCGGTATTTCCATTTGGATGCCTTCAACCTCCTGCATGACAGCAATCACCATCAGTTATCCACATCAGAAATTCgaaagcatatgtttcaaggAAAAGACTGTCCTCACCACTGCAGAACATCTTTCTTTTAGATGTGGAACTATTGCAGTTACTCTTGGAACTCCACAGTCCTTATCTATGTAGAGTGATTGCTTGACAAGGTCAGACGTCGCAACACTACTACTATCAACAACTGTTAGTTTCCGTACACCCCAGGTCTGAAAAAAGAAATGGTTGCCACCATAAATTAGAAGCAGGATATAATGACATATAATCTGTTAGATTTATTACAAATAGGAATCTAGTACCAAGCACTAACCATAAGAAGGCGAGCAACTTCACATCCAAGAGTTCCAGCACCCAAGAGAAGAACTCGAACATGAGATAACTTGTCTATATTCACAGGAAAGTGGCGCCACCCCATAAGCTTTAAGTGCATCAATTGTTTTTCTTCATCCTGACTGTGCATGAAATAAACAATCAAGATAGTTTTTTATGCACCGTTGATTATATCGAAACTCAAAGGCAAAATATACAATAAAACCACCTTGCTGGATTCATTGATTGAAGATTTATTTCTTTTGGTTTCATTTCTTTTGTTCCCTTCCCTGGGTTTACTCCTTCCCATCCAATAGCATCAGGTAGAAAATCAGGGTCATCACAACCTGTAGTAACAGCCAGTGTTACAAATGGACAAATCATAGATGAAAATGCAGAATGACATTTAAATCCACTATATTTATACCACAAGGTGATGGAAATGATGCTTCACCAATGAGGGACTGTTCCAGATCAGGGTTCCCTTTATATTCACGGTAGCAGAAAAACTGGACTTTCTCAATCTTCCATCGGATACTCAGAAAGGCAACATAGTTTCTAATAACCCAACCAGGGCAATCTGAGCGACACCCATGATCATAAAATCCAAATAGTAGCTGCAACAGCAAAGCAATTAATTTACTTCACACAAAGAATGTACATGAAGAAGGGTAAAAAAACAGATACTCTTCTAAAGGATTTATCAAACTTCAGGTAGTATAGAAGATCAAATGGATGACATAAACATACCTTTTGATAGTTCCCCTGGCAAGCTTTCCAGTCCTTAAGTTGTCTTATAGAGACAGAGGAATCTGAGGATATACTGACCAGAAAGAATGGAATGACTGCAGAGATGTTAATCCATTGCAATAATGAAATAGAAAATCAGATCACATAAGAAATTAATAATATGATGTCAAGCATATGCATTTGCTGTTAGGCATGGTTCTCAAACCTGTTGTTTCACTAGAAGCGCGCCACTTTTGCAATGATGTATACATGGATGCTGCCTGCAGGAACAAATCAACAGATTTCAGAACCAACTGAGAGCATCAAATAAGGATGCTAGTGTTGAATACTAGGTGCACATGAACATGACCTCTTCCTTAGTGAGCACTTTTGAGGCAGGTTGCAGGCTGAGCAGGGTCATTCTTGAGTTGAAAACCAATGACGGGAATGCAACATTGTAATAGACCTTCCAATTCTTCAAATCGGCAAATGATGTCACAAGGAACCTAAGTAGAACAGAAGGATCCTCTTCTACTTTACCAGACACAATGTCAAGCAAGATCTGGGCCCACACACAAATTAGAACCAGACAAGTAAAAGAAATGCATAAACAATAGCAAATTCCATGTCAACCATACCTTCTTTGCTTCTGCTTTCAGAAGCTGTTCTCTATCTAGGTTTTGGAATCCCCTCATGTTATTAGTGTTTATGAGGGTCCCTGGGACTGGACAATTGTTTCTGTCGCCAACAGAATTGTGAGATGGTGGCACCAATGATCCGGACCGTAGGTTGAAGAAGCTTGCCATCGGGCGACGCTGGCACGGAGTATAATAACCTGATATTTCAAAAGAATGTCTAGTTCATCCATAGATCTCTAGTCTAGCTCTCTGTCAATAAAATTAAGCAAAAAAAACACAAAACTGAAATTCTCTGTTGGGAATTTCTTCCGGTGAAACCAGTGGCGGAGCCAAGGACCGGCCACCCTGGGCCAGTGCCCGGGCTCCTTTGCTGCTGGCCAGGTGCCCAAAAGCTGCCATGCTGCGCATCACCACGCTGCCAACCCCAGGCTCCTGAGTTTGCACT
Coding sequences within:
- the LOC136450099 gene encoding ubiquitin-like modifier-activating enzyme atg7; the encoded protein is MAGAGAVGFPRDLMVQRIQSLVEEGFWDALRRLKLDVLGTDDSPIPITGYYTPCQRRPMASFFNLRSGSLVPPSHNSVGDRNNCPVPGTLINTNNMRGFQNLDREQLLKAEAKKILLDIVSGKVEEDPSVLLRFLVTSFADLKNWKVYYNVAFPSLVFNSRMTLLSLQPASKVLTKEEAASMYTSLQKWRASSETTVIPFFLVSISSDSSVSIRQLKDWKACQGNYQKLLFGFYDHGCRSDCPGWVIRNYVAFLSIRWKIEKVQFFCYREYKGNPDLEQSLIGEASFPSPCGCDDPDFLPDAIGWEGVNPGKGTKEMKPKEINLQSMNPASQDEEKQLMHLKLMGWRHFPVNIDKLSHVRVLLLGAGTLGCEVARLLMTWGVRKLTVVDSSSVATSDLVKQSLYIDKDCGVPRVTAIVPHLKERCSAVEVEGIQMEIPVPGHPVSSSKMASVLDDCKHLQTLVAANDAVFLLTDTSESRWLPTLLCASGNKIAISAVLGCDSYLVIRHGAGPGTSGGTDEVITQIENLSTEGAPGNQRLGCCFCNDAASLIKPIPYETLPGLTSVASGKTVELFARMLHHPDEIHAPGDTAGMETEHQLGLLPHQLRGSLPKCGLSMELSNSSVNCTACSVAVLSEYRRRGLDFVMQAINYPTYLKDFTGISDLKRPDTCPKIPASISVNSDKISDVRCLLLGAGTLGCDVARILMDCGVRKLTIVDSGRVVVSNLARQSLYTSDDRGAPKATAILRHLVERCPSVDAQGIKMEIPMPGHPVSLGEEAGVLQDCECLKELVASHDAIFLLTDTRESRWLPTLLCTNENKIAITAALGYDSYLVMRHGSGPGISCEASNVATATDMLSTEDALGHQRLGCYFCNDVIAPVDSVSNRTLDQQCTVTRPGLASIASGHAADLFTRMLHHPDGIHAPGEIAGTSSGNQHGILPHQMRGSILQYNLLTLLGYSSSNCTACSNAVLSEYRRRGMDFVMQVINEPTYLEDLTGLTDLMKSTSYSQVEWVDETDEDDFVEV